The DNA sequence GGGAAAGGGTCCCAAAACTCCCAGTTGGAGTTGGAGTTGGAgtgagggggagggggagggggggacGGACAACGTAGGGCGGGGTCAAGAGGGTTTCACCTTCCAGTATTTGGAATTGCTCGCTTAAACCGAGGTGGGACATGAGAAGGCAGACATGAGTGAGTAGCTCCCCGCCTCGCCGGAGCTGCTGACCGTGTTGAATCCATCCACAATGACTGGCAGCATAGCACAACATCTCCACCCACACCTCACTCACCATCTTCCATTTCTCTCCCATCTCCATATTCAGTGATTTCAACTCCTTGGCAAGCCTACATGCCTCGAATAACACTGACTTGCTTTTATCTCCTTTCACCTCTTCGGGCTCAACTTGTGTGTCAACTTCAAGCAACAATCTGCAAGCTTCATTTCTGTCAGATATGGACTCGCTTCTTTGCTGGAAGAATCTTTTGGTCTCTGAATAAGTGTCTCGGAATCTAAACTCCCCTATCCCTTTTGGCAGCATAAATGGACACATGACTAGCAGATACAACATATACTCAGACAAGCATTTGCTTATTTTGCATCTTGATTTAGGATTGGGGTCATCATCAGAATAGCTACAGAGATCTGTTGCAACATGCCAAAGGAGGATGCTGTGATCAAATTCCACGTCAACTATACTCCAACCAAGTGTCTCAATAAACCCTCTTTTTGTAATCACATAATCACCTCTGTGTTTGAGTAGTGACCTGAGATCCCTGACATCATTTGTCATCTCTAGGAGCAAGCTGAAGATGGgttccttcatgtcatccaccttCTCCCAAGTCATGTACCAGTACCTCTCTAAGAATTTGTTCATGTCAAGGAACCTGGGAACCTGATTGAACTTGGTTTTGTCTCTGAGGCAAGAATCAATTAAATTGTTCTGTGCCATGCGTCTAGACCATCTCTTGTCACTGGTTATAACTGATCTAAAAGAGGTAATGGCTCGGTAAATGAAATCTGCCAGGGAGTTCATCTTGCTGCTCAACCAGACAATGCTCCAGTCGGACAAAATCAGCTTAGTGAGGGCATAAACCTCAAGAAAAATAGCTCCAATGAGTAATAAGTAAGTAATGTCGATGTCAATGTTTGAGAACTCGTGCTTATCGATGAAGAAGTGGAAGGACGCTAAAGTAGAAATAGTGAAGGAGAAGCTGGTGGAACGGAGCAGAATGCCAAGTAGAGAATAAATCACTGTTGCCTTGGTGTATAGCACATCATACATAAAATTGAGCTCCATCTCCACCACTTTGAAGGCATCTTCGGATGACATGTACCTGATGATGCCCTCACTGGTTTTTTCGTCATCCAAGCTGAGGATGAGGTCTGCATATAGATGCTTGAATTGGTTCTTGAATAAGAAGTAAGCTTTGTCAATATATTTTCTACTAGGAACAGTAATGTCATCACCAACGGTAGATTGAAGTGGCTTTTGAACGATGTCTTCTTTGCTCATTTTAGCAACCTCCAGTTTGCCCTCCCAATATTCCTTCATGAAATCAGCATAATCAGGTCCAGGATTAGGAACTGAAAGCAAAGAATCTCTAAAGTGATTCTTGCTTGCAGACCTCAGAACGCAGGTCCTCTCTCCATACTTGATAATTCCAGCCACAAACATTGGGATGGATAGAAATGTGAGTGGAGTTCCTGCCCATGACCTCAGAAACACGTAGAAAGCCACTCCAACTTGGACAACTAGTCCAAGCAAGTGCCTTAACCACAACTCATTATCTTCTAAGGAATAAGCCGTGATAGTGTCCGGACCACCAAGGTGCAAGAGAAGGAATGGCGCCCAAAATGCCATGAGGGTATAGTTTGGATCCAGAAGTTTCCCTTCCGAATCTCCTTGGCTGTTTGAGAGGGTACCGAGGGATACTGTCGCCACCCAGTCTGCGGACAAGTAGGCCGACCAAATCAGGATTCTGATCCAAGGTGTGACTGTGTACTTTCGTCGTTTGCTAAAGATGATTAGGACGATTTGTAGGAAAAGGCTTAGTAGAACCATGAAGCGTAGCTCCCATTCATTCCAAAGTTTCCGCATACTTTCTGGGAATATCTGCATTGCTCTCGCGCCTGTTCTCTGTAAAAAGATCAAACTGAAAACAACTAAACATTCAAAAATATTAGAGCCAAAAATGAAgagtaaaagaataaatttgtgAAATAGAACTCTTAAATTCATACCAATCATTTTTCACTTTCATTCATTTGCCACTTGTAGCCTTCCAACATTTGTAACTCAGCATTAAAGTTTAGcacttaatttttaatcttcaattttattaaacaccttATGAATAGCTTCAATTTTCACTTAAAATTAGAAAGATAGGttgtttcaccatttttttatacttttttttataaactatttttaaattaaagaataaaaaaataatttttaaaaattttattaaaagaaataagggTGTTtgacaagtttttaaaaaacaaaaaacaaaaacttgtttccataaattatttttaaaaaatgatttttttattgaattaattaattaaatggacaaaataatatttttgatataaatgtcTTGtactatttcaagtatttatatatatatatatatattgaaaaaaggttattttaataagaaaataataagggtatttttatcaaaataaggcCAAAAAAGGGTAAAGGGTTAGATTTCAAAAATTGAGCTTCAAATGatccttttaaccaaataacccttttctattttgattttataaaaacattgtaaattttaatttatataatattaattaaatttaattcaagtcttcttaaaaataaaattggttttttaattacaaataaatttaaaaaactaataGATTTTAGTAAAACAAgaaagtaatattataataaaataataaattatatttttttataaaaaaaaatactatgttaatatgtattaaaaaaatatggatattaacattttCGTAAAAGagtcattaatttctttttcttttttgttaaaagtgaataataataatatttaatgataaattgttaataatatcatatttaaaatgaatataaaataaagtttagcttttttaacatgtaaatgaaccaaaaattttcattacacGCACACATTTAGTCATCAATTATAAGCACAATATTTTAGAATGTTTGGATTTAATATATAActaatcaaatcaattttttgaacttcaaattattctcaaaaattaaaaggttcatcaaataatttaaattattaattatgtgttacttaatttagaatctatttatgtaataaaaaaattaaaacattatagttgtgtataaaaaagaaatagtaaaGTCGTAATTCATGATATATCAATTTTcatctcttattttttataataattagatctattttttgagtttcaattataacatttttaatacttgaaaatttttattattcaaagtGTTAAAAAATAGTAGAATCACATTAATAATTGTAAGGGAGAAGCCTAGAGTGTAGGACTTGATCACAAGTTGAGGAACACATGCTAATTTCGCCTTTGATTTTGTAGAACACTGTTATGGCTGCAATATTGATGGGTTGATATCTAACCCAAAttcaattggaataaaaaacaattgatcAAAATCTAACCCAAATTGACTTCATACCCAATGTTTTATTTTAGGTTAATCGagttatataattcaaaatccttctacaatgttttattttcttctttttttaaacaaaatttctatatatttatatgaaaatttaaataataaaataagacaatttagatataaaaacaaatttgtgtatatatatatatataaatgaaaatgtatattatataatattaatttaacatttttcacaaaaacataaaaaatgaatattattgtacaagataatatatattataaatattaaaaaacattaaattgaattcaaattagatttatttaaacccaaggaaatataataattttttgagttatataattcaaaattcatttataatttttttttaataaaatttttatatatttatatgagaaattaaatagtaaataagaaaaaatttatatataacaacaaaaagtaaaaataaatttatatatatatatatatatatatatatatatatatatatatatatatatatatataatattaattggatattttttcttaacaatctaaaaaaacaaatattactatataaataatatacattataaatattataaaaacataaaattagattcaaatTAGGTTTATGTTATCCAAACCTTAATTTTAACCTGGGCACAAACCAAATTGAACttgatttgaaaactttaacTCAAGCTGAatcctaataataaaaatgattatctaAACCCACCAAACATTTCAAGTTTAGATTGAGTCGAGCTCACCCATCGCAAATTGCACCCTAAGCACTATCCAATGCATAATGAACTTGTGTATTCACTTGAAAAGTTCCCTATCATCAGTGACAGAACAGTACTATATTCACTGAATATGGCTTaaactttctttttcctttttcacacCTCACTCgttaattttcttgtttttcagaTCCTCCTATGCCACATTTTATCTTCTAACCATTATTTCTTAACTTCGAAAAACTCACAAGACTAGACAGATGATTAGCACAGAAAGATGAAGCAGATTCTCCATGGCTTGCTCCTCTTTTTCTCCTTAGACTCAACTCATGTGTCATTGACCAACTCAAAGATCAAAGggaaataataatttgtttaaaaattaatattgcataattttatgtttaaaaatgatattgtaattgcatattttttaattgatggataattatgatatttaaaaaaaaaaatctattatggTATTATTGTCTTGATCATAATGAAGACATAGAGGATCATTACCTTGTTCATGGAAGCTAATATACAAATGTCGGTATCTTAGGTCTGCAACATAATATCTTTAGatctttgaaaataatgtcTCAAATCCTTGGGATTGTAAGCTACATAAGGGGATTAGAGTGCTCAAAAGCCTCAGAATGGTAAGCCTGATTATAATGCCATGTCAAATGTTACAAAATGGTGAGACTATGATTGCTAAGGTGGTGGTTCACTGTGtcaatttttggaaaaggttttattttctataaagatCTCGATGACCGCTTAATTCATCTGTCCTTTCCCGCTTCTGAATGAGaagtggttttttttattccctGATCTACGAGCACCCTGAGAAAAGTGATCTATGAAACTTACAGGCTTTTGACTGAAAAGTGACCAATGGAATAGTAGCTCTTTCCAAACAGGTCgggaaatgaaattttaaggAGCTCTCTAATTGGGATTCATAAGTGTAAATAGAATTCAGGTGAAACATAGGAATTCCAGAGTAAGAATAATAGGCAGAATATCAGATCAGTTCACCTTAGGAGCTGATCTTAAGCCTATGTTATGATCTGGTTGGAATTCCAGAGTAAAGAGCTGGTCTTAAGCCCATGTTCGCACGGTTAGAAATAGAATTGTAAGGAGAATAAAAGTCAGGATTGTTTCAACCAGCCTAGACCTTGATACAATTTAAGCCGTTAAACGAACTCAATATCCTCCGAGTCAATCAATGCAATCTAACGTCTCGtgaattttcaacaatttctcagaagaataaacaaataaagcataattaaaaagaagaagaagaaagaagtcGGTTTGAAAGCAAAATAAGAAGGGAAATGTACCAGAGTATGACGGTGGTGGGTTGGTTGGAGCTGTTCACGGTGTTCAGCTCTTGAAGATGGGAGTCGTGTACTGGTGAGAAGGTGGATGGCCGGAGATGGTGGTTGACGGCAGTGAGAACGGTGACTTTGTGACCCTTGGCTGGTTGCTGTAGTAGTTTTAACCCAAAGGAGAGAGAGTCGCCTTGTGGGCTAGCCGAAATATAGACTCTTATCTGGATTTTTCCCAGAGATTTTCCTGATTTTATCGGGGGGCTTTTAGATATTCCCCCCCTGCTAGCAGTTAAACTCCCGCCCCCTTCTAAATATTCCCCGCCTGCTAGCAGTTAAAATCCCGCCCCCTTCTAAATATTCCCCGCCTGCTCTCAGTCAAACTCCCGCCCCTTTTTATATGTTCCCCCCCCCTGCGCTCATTCAATCTCCCGCCCCCTTCTAAATATTTCCCGCCTGCTCTCAGTCAAACTCCCGCccacttttaaatttttcccGCGCTATTTCCCCTTAATTATATACGTACAagtttgtggaccccgcatttcggctcatgcgtttcccactcaatggcgaactcgatttttatttattaagaaaatgatttggagtcgccacttatttttgttttattttttaagggtaaacaaaataagaaagaaaaaccctaagtgtgactccttgttttgga is a window from the Vitis riparia cultivar Riparia Gloire de Montpellier isolate 1030 chromosome 9, EGFV_Vit.rip_1.0, whole genome shotgun sequence genome containing:
- the LOC117922386 gene encoding uncharacterized protein LOC117922386: MSVPEFASNLSESQVAAEDDMNVPVRNLPETENKDLYEDKGSQGLGISKHDEKTCQCRRLEILNLLFNVRPLLKRTILKCLVGKLLCSVAVKDDCTGLLAGDATGISSPTKEPKLLSVDAESSVQRSTTAVEDDQTKVLGGNGSGVKSETLQDVKEFQRVPGYRCIYFHAVNSLQDAHGQIGTAVSTVLKASHLLLIFLESSERGLIGHFSSIQPNLMLEHVEEFRARPPQAPAAFHKKTEVWAIPEKVVLLGEVEPLERSLSCKGSSNEGTDKERVLKDRTAVEVYFDYMRSFRVEFDEFVEKGNISEIEIGLGPCGELRYPSYPVNHGWKYPGIGEFQRYDQCLSKSLTKAVEAMGHLFWAKGPDNAGPYNELPLHPKLSVNIQWLDGGAHLMESAVAVELELKIDKSHEDLKGGSFREYGEAVLKLLENLTDLDPKLQKAPVNYEEVRVSGFGRWFLLRLSLHDPVLLLNIEAPSHGDAVKLGLAAVKEFHALDSSALDKMELVGDFLHILRGHKPSLEEDSVLWRKGKRGKSLGKIQIRVYISASPQGDSLSFGLKLLQQPAKGHKVTVLTAVNHHLRPSTFSPVHDSHLQELNTVNSSNQPTTVILCLIFLQRTGARAMQIFPESMRKLWNEWELRFMVLLSLFLQIVLIIFSKRRKYTVTPWIRILIWSAYLSADWVATVSLGTLSNSQGDSEGKLLDPNYTLMAFWAPFLLLHLGGPDTITAYSLEDNELWLRHLLGLVVQVGVAFYVFLRSWAGTPLTFLSIPMFVAGIIKYGERTCVLRSASKNHFRDSLLSVPNPGPDYADFMKEYWEGKLEVAKMSKEDIVQKPLQSTVGDDITVPSRKYIDKAYFLFKNQFKHLYADLILSLDDEKTSEGIIRYMSSEDAFKVVEMELNFMYDVLYTKATVIYSLLGILLRSTSFSFTISTLASFHFFIDKHEFSNIDIDITYLLLIGAIFLEVYALTKLILSDWSIVWLSSKMNSLADFIYRAITSFRSVITSDKRWSRRMAQNNLIDSCLRDKTKFNQVPRFLDMNKFLERYWYMTWEKVDDMKEPIFSLLLEMTNDVRDLRSLLKHRGDYVITKRGFIETLGWSIVDVEFDHSILLWHVATDLCSYSDDDPNPKSRCKISKCLSEYMLYLLVMCPFMLPKGIGEFRFRDTYSETKRFFQQRSESISDRNEACRLLLEVDTQVEPEEVKGDKSKSVLFEACRLAKELKSLNMEMGEKWKMVSEVWVEMLCYAASHCGWIQHGQQLRRGGELLTHVCLLMSHLGLSEQFQILEGETLLTPPYVVRPPLPLPLTPTPTPTGSFGTLSPRLPLPNPLFPWDFDAAS